In the genome of Siniperca chuatsi isolate FFG_IHB_CAS linkage group LG17, ASM2008510v1, whole genome shotgun sequence, one region contains:
- the LOC122864570 gene encoding uncharacterized protein LOC122864570 isoform X2, with translation MSKIEMLRVLINQRLTAAAEEIFGVFGRTIAEYEEEISRSKLEIDRQRRLLDLSRQPQISLQVSSSALSEQQEWSSNLDLDEIKPPHIKEEEEEEEEELWPPRREETPQTAEQNDVKFVLFQSGGVRNEHDNDHMTSSLSKLPCQDLEDSELDPQPGTSVQQTCSDLDDDDAPEASDPPSEISRQDLKRCPSLPELTIKESFPNLPGFVTTRRQRNSRNMKFQDECPNRRNGQSKKSVLDHWHTLGGKRETGNS, from the exons ATGTCTAAAATCGAGATGCTGAGGGTGCTGATCAACCAGCGGCTCACCGCGGCCGCAGAGGAGATCTTCGGGGTGTTCGGGAGAACCATAGCCGAGTACGAGGAGGAGATCTCCCGCTCCAAGCTGGAGATCGACCGCCAGCGCCGGCTGCTGGATCTCTCCAGGCAGCCGCAGATATCTCTGCAGGTCAGCAGCTCAG CTCTCTCTGAGCAGCAAGAGTGGAGCTCCAATCTGGACCTGGACGAGATAAAACCTCCTCACatcaaggaggaggaggaggaggaggaggaggagctgtggCCGCCTCGGCGGGAGGAGACGCCGCAGACGGCGGAGCAGAACGACGTCAAGTTTGTGTTGTTCCAGAGCGGCGGCGTGAGGAACGAACATGATAACGACCACATGACCTCCTCGCTCTCGAAGCTCCCGTGCCAGGATCTGGAGGACTCGGAGCTAGACCCCCAGCCGGGCACCTCAGTCCAGCAGACCTGCTCAGACCTCGACGACGACGACGCCCCTGAAGCTTCAGATCCACCTTCAG AAATCTCCCGGCAGGATCTGAAGAG ATGTCCGAGCCTCCCTGAACTCACCATCAAGGAGAGTTTTCCAAATCTCCCGGGCTTCGTTACCACACGACGACAACGCAACTCGAGAAACATGAAG TTTCAGGACGAGTGTCCAAACAGAAGAAACGGACAGAGTAAAAAAAGTGTTCTTGACCACTGGCACACACTGGGAGGTAAACgtgaaacaggaaacagctga
- the LOC122864570 gene encoding zinc finger and SCAN domain-containing protein 21-like isoform X1, whose translation MSKIEMLRVLINQRLTAAAEEIFGVFGRTIAEYEEEISRSKLEIDRQRRLLDLSRQPQISLQVSSSALSEQQEWSSNLDLDEIKPPHIKEEEEEEEEELWPPRREETPQTAEQNDVKFVLFQSGGVRNEHDNDHMTSSLSKLPCQDLEDSELDPQPGTSVQQTCSDLDDDDAPEASDPPSGNGQLDCIELEAPLSEVVDSYICTICGRAFAQRGHWAKHVQVHRKVETKVDKSYTCDICGKKLTRFDGYQKHLRIHTGEKPYCCEECGRRFSDNSNYKRHIRTHMGQKTQQS comes from the exons ATGTCTAAAATCGAGATGCTGAGGGTGCTGATCAACCAGCGGCTCACCGCGGCCGCAGAGGAGATCTTCGGGGTGTTCGGGAGAACCATAGCCGAGTACGAGGAGGAGATCTCCCGCTCCAAGCTGGAGATCGACCGCCAGCGCCGGCTGCTGGATCTCTCCAGGCAGCCGCAGATATCTCTGCAGGTCAGCAGCTCAG CTCTCTCTGAGCAGCAAGAGTGGAGCTCCAATCTGGACCTGGACGAGATAAAACCTCCTCACatcaaggaggaggaggaggaggaggaggaggagctgtggCCGCCTCGGCGGGAGGAGACGCCGCAGACGGCGGAGCAGAACGACGTCAAGTTTGTGTTGTTCCAGAGCGGCGGCGTGAGGAACGAACATGATAACGACCACATGACCTCCTCGCTCTCGAAGCTCCCGTGCCAGGATCTGGAGGACTCGGAGCTAGACCCCCAGCCGGGCACCTCAGTCCAGCAGACCTGCTCAGACCTCGACGACGACGACGCCCCTGAAGCTTCAGATCCACCTTCAGGTAACGGCCAGCTCGACTGTATCGAACTGGAGGCGCCGCTGTCCGAGGTGGTGGACTCGTACATTTGCACCATTTGCGGCCGTGCGTTCGCTCAGCGCGGCCACTGGGCCAAACACGTGCAGGTGCACCGCAAGGTCGAGACCAAAGTCGACAAGTCGTACACGTGCGACATCTGCGGGAAGAAGCTCACGCGGTTCGACGGTTATCAGAAACACTTGAGGATTCACACGGGCGAAAAGCCGTACTGCTGCGAAGAGTGCGGCCGCAGATTCAGCGACAACTCGAATTACAAACGGCACATTCGCACACACATGGGACAGAAAACGCAGCAGAGCTGA